The proteins below are encoded in one region of Paraburkholderia aromaticivorans:
- a CDS encoding LLM class flavin-dependent oxidoreductase produces the protein MSYSLSILDKSPIADGKSAHDALRFTVRLAQRAEALGYKRYWIAEHHGAPGLASSAPEIVVSHLLAHTSRIRVGSGGVMLQHYSPFKVAETFRVLASLAPGRVDLGIGKAPGGLPLTTRALQWFHDKAKKQDFAHQFAELDAFLKWGVAEDHPLAGAIALPTPPEAPERILLGASAESAALAAQHGWQFCYAGHFNGDEANIERSLDTYRSVTGRTPLLALYAFAAPSRAEAQRQVGALRIFKLQLATGQSVNLPSPEAAAEFARQTGVTDYRLDELHPHVIAGTAEDVRRELDVLHERFGIEEFVIDTPITDYALRLASVEALAGAEQTARV, from the coding sequence ATGTCCTACTCACTTTCGATTCTCGACAAGAGTCCGATCGCCGACGGAAAGAGTGCTCATGATGCATTGCGCTTTACCGTGCGGCTCGCGCAGCGCGCGGAAGCGTTGGGTTACAAGCGTTACTGGATCGCCGAGCATCATGGCGCACCAGGACTCGCGAGTTCCGCGCCGGAGATCGTCGTGTCGCATCTGCTCGCGCACACCTCGCGCATTCGTGTCGGTTCGGGTGGCGTGATGCTGCAGCACTACAGTCCCTTCAAGGTGGCGGAAACGTTCCGGGTGCTCGCGTCACTTGCGCCGGGGCGCGTCGATCTCGGCATCGGCAAGGCGCCGGGCGGACTGCCATTGACGACGCGCGCGTTGCAATGGTTTCACGACAAGGCGAAGAAGCAGGACTTCGCGCATCAGTTCGCGGAACTCGACGCATTCCTGAAGTGGGGCGTCGCGGAAGATCACCCGCTGGCCGGCGCGATTGCGCTGCCGACGCCGCCCGAAGCGCCCGAGCGCATTCTGCTGGGCGCGAGCGCGGAGAGTGCGGCGCTTGCCGCGCAGCACGGCTGGCAGTTCTGCTACGCCGGCCATTTCAACGGCGACGAAGCCAACATCGAGCGCTCGCTCGACACCTATCGCAGCGTGACCGGACGCACGCCGCTGCTCGCGCTCTACGCGTTCGCAGCGCCCTCGCGCGCCGAAGCGCAGCGCCAGGTCGGCGCACTGCGTATTTTTAAGCTGCAGCTTGCAACGGGGCAGAGCGTCAATCTTCCGAGTCCCGAGGCGGCAGCGGAATTCGCGCGACAAACCGGCGTGACCGACTATCGTCTCGACGAACTGCATCCACACGTCATCGCCGGCACTGCGGAAGACGTGCGCCGGGAACTCGACGTCTTGCACGAACGCTTCGGCATCGAAGAATTCGTGATCGACACCCCGATAACAGACTACGCGCTGCGCCTCGCTTCGGTCGAAGCGCTGGCCGGCGCGGAACAGACCGCGCGCGTCTGA
- a CDS encoding LLM class flavin-dependent oxidoreductase encodes MTQRNLTFGIMLHGAGGHMNAWKHPAGPADASVNLDFITGVAQKAEANGVAFAFVADGLYINEKSIPHFLNRFEPISILSALATSTSKIGLAGTLSTSYSHPFTVARQFASLDLISGGRAGWNVVTSPLEGSAKNYGGQHPDHELRYEIADEYLEVVQGLWDSWDDDAFVRERESGRFFDRDKLHTLDHKGRFFEVAGPLNIQRSPQGQPVIFQAGSSDSGIALAGKYADAVFTHSPSLEETKAFADQVRQSAVEHGRAATDVKIFPGIGPIVGATADEAEAKYRAIRDLLTVDDALAYLGRFFEHHDFTQYPLDEPFPELGDLGSNSFRSTTDRIKADAKRTGATLREVALEVATPKTQFIGTGEQIADELIRWFDAGASDGFILGFPAQAEGLDDFVRYVIPALEARGRYSRTLTGTTLRDHLGLPRRESRYVTAETA; translated from the coding sequence ATGACTCAGCGAAATCTCACATTCGGCATCATGCTGCACGGCGCGGGCGGCCATATGAACGCGTGGAAGCATCCGGCCGGTCCCGCGGACGCCAGCGTCAACCTGGATTTCATCACCGGCGTCGCGCAGAAGGCCGAGGCCAATGGCGTTGCGTTTGCGTTTGTCGCCGATGGACTCTATATCAACGAAAAGTCGATTCCTCACTTCCTGAACCGCTTCGAGCCCATTTCGATCCTGTCGGCACTCGCGACATCGACTTCGAAAATCGGCCTCGCCGGCACGCTGTCGACTTCGTACAGTCATCCGTTTACGGTGGCGCGGCAGTTCGCGTCGCTCGACCTGATCAGCGGCGGGCGCGCGGGATGGAATGTGGTGACCTCGCCGCTCGAAGGGTCCGCGAAGAATTACGGCGGCCAGCATCCGGACCACGAACTGCGCTACGAGATCGCCGACGAATATCTGGAAGTCGTGCAGGGACTGTGGGATAGCTGGGACGACGACGCATTCGTTCGCGAACGCGAGAGCGGCCGCTTCTTCGACCGCGACAAGCTGCATACGCTCGATCACAAGGGACGATTCTTCGAAGTCGCCGGGCCATTGAACATCCAGCGCTCGCCGCAAGGACAGCCGGTGATCTTCCAGGCCGGTTCGTCGGATTCGGGGATTGCGCTCGCCGGCAAATACGCGGACGCAGTGTTCACGCATTCGCCGTCGCTCGAAGAAACGAAGGCGTTCGCCGACCAGGTTCGTCAGAGCGCGGTCGAGCACGGACGCGCGGCGACCGACGTGAAGATCTTTCCGGGCATCGGACCCATCGTCGGCGCGACGGCAGACGAAGCCGAAGCGAAGTATCGCGCGATCCGCGACCTGCTGACCGTGGACGATGCGCTCGCCTATCTCGGGCGCTTTTTCGAGCATCACGACTTTACGCAATACCCGCTCGACGAGCCGTTTCCCGAACTGGGCGATCTCGGCTCGAACAGCTTCCGTTCGACGACCGACCGCATCAAGGCCGACGCCAAGCGCACCGGTGCAACGCTGCGCGAGGTCGCACTGGAAGTGGCCACGCCGAAGACGCAGTTCATCGGCACCGGCGAGCAGATTGCCGACGAACTGATCCGCTGGTTCGACGCGGGCGCCTCCGACGGCTTCATCCTCGGCTTTCCGGCGCAGGCAGAAGGGCTGGACGATTTCGTTCGATACGTGATCCCTGCATTGGAGGCGCGCGGCCGTTACAGCCGAACCTTGACCGGCACGACGCTGCGCGATCACCTGGGCCTGCCGCGCCGGGAAAGCCGCTACGTGACCGCGGAAACGGCCTGA
- a CDS encoding amino acid ABC transporter permease/ATP-binding protein: MNDTTQLAGPAHAVHAAHAIGADDGHDYARYRIVPARHHARTAATVLAIVVIGLVLNSIFGNPRWGWGVFAQWFFAEPVLSGLGRTLVLTALGALFGFALATPLALARVSRSPLLAGCAWAFIWLFRSIPPIVLLLLLNNLGYLYETIWIGVPFTHFALLNQSTTDLISPFFAAVLGLTLNHAAFSAEAIRGGILSVDHGQREAAAALGLPGARQVRRIVLPQAMRSILPTAFNDVIGLAKGTSVVYILAMPDLFYTVQIIYHRNLEVIPLLMVATVWYLIILTVLSALQVHIERYYARGATREQVAVSPLTALFGRWRTARAARSEASGPPDRQQRTPTTADAAAGGWAQRRVGGRVGIHNVSKSFDTLKVLDNVSLSVPSGSVTVILGQSGSGKSTLLRSINHLERVDDGFIDIDGELVGYRREGRTLYELKERDILQRRRDDVGMVFQSFNLFPHLTVLDNVVEAPLAAGVPRAQAEAAARALLARVGLTGKADAWPRQLSGGQQQRVAIARALALKPKVLLFDEPTSALDPELVNEVLDVIRQLARSGTTLIIVTHEIGFAREVADTIVFMDGGRIVESGPPSRVLRDPAHPRTREFLSKVL; encoded by the coding sequence ATGAACGACACTACCCAGCTTGCCGGTCCCGCTCATGCGGTTCACGCGGCACACGCGATCGGCGCCGATGACGGTCATGACTACGCGCGCTATCGGATCGTGCCGGCGCGGCATCATGCACGCACGGCCGCCACCGTGCTAGCCATCGTCGTGATCGGGCTCGTACTGAATTCGATATTCGGTAATCCGCGCTGGGGCTGGGGCGTCTTCGCGCAATGGTTCTTCGCCGAACCGGTGCTCTCGGGGCTCGGGCGTACGCTTGTGCTGACGGCGCTCGGCGCGCTGTTCGGCTTCGCGCTCGCGACGCCGCTGGCACTGGCGCGCGTATCGCGTTCTCCGCTGCTGGCGGGCTGTGCGTGGGCCTTCATCTGGCTGTTCCGCTCGATCCCTCCGATCGTGTTGCTGCTCCTCTTGAACAACCTCGGCTATCTGTACGAGACGATCTGGATCGGCGTGCCGTTCACGCACTTCGCGTTGCTCAACCAATCGACCACTGACCTGATCAGTCCGTTTTTCGCGGCAGTACTGGGACTCACGCTGAACCACGCTGCGTTCTCGGCCGAGGCGATCCGCGGCGGGATTCTATCCGTCGACCACGGACAACGTGAAGCGGCCGCCGCGCTCGGCCTGCCGGGCGCGCGCCAGGTCCGGCGCATCGTACTGCCGCAGGCGATGCGCTCGATTCTGCCGACCGCCTTCAACGACGTGATCGGTCTCGCGAAAGGCACCTCGGTTGTGTATATCCTCGCGATGCCGGATCTGTTCTACACGGTGCAGATCATCTATCACCGCAACCTGGAAGTGATTCCACTACTGATGGTCGCGACGGTCTGGTATCTGATCATCCTGACCGTGTTGTCGGCGCTCCAGGTTCACATCGAACGTTACTACGCACGCGGCGCGACGCGCGAGCAGGTGGCGGTGTCGCCACTGACCGCGCTATTCGGGCGGTGGCGTACCGCGCGTGCTGCTCGCAGCGAGGCCTCGGGTCCGCCGGATCGCCAGCAACGCACACCAACGACGGCGGACGCGGCAGCGGGAGGCTGGGCCCAGCGGCGCGTCGGCGGCCGGGTCGGCATCCACAACGTGTCGAAAAGCTTCGACACGCTGAAGGTGCTCGACAATGTCTCATTGTCGGTCCCGTCGGGCAGCGTCACCGTGATTCTCGGCCAGTCTGGCTCGGGCAAGTCGACGTTGCTGCGCTCGATCAATCACCTTGAACGCGTCGACGACGGCTTCATCGACATCGACGGCGAACTCGTTGGATATCGCCGCGAAGGGCGCACGCTCTATGAGCTCAAGGAGCGGGACATTCTTCAGCGCCGTCGCGACGATGTCGGGATGGTGTTCCAGAGCTTCAACCTGTTTCCGCATCTGACTGTGCTCGACAACGTCGTCGAGGCGCCGCTCGCGGCGGGCGTGCCGCGAGCGCAGGCAGAAGCGGCGGCGCGCGCTCTGCTCGCGCGCGTCGGACTCACGGGCAAGGCCGACGCGTGGCCACGCCAGCTATCCGGCGGCCAACAGCAACGCGTGGCGATCGCGCGTGCGCTCGCGCTCAAGCCCAAGGTTCTGCTGTTCGACGAACCCACCTCGGCGCTCGATCCGGAACTCGTCAACGAGGTACTCGACGTGATCCGTCAGCTTGCGCGTTCCGGCACGACGCTGATCATTGTCACGCACGAGATCGGCTTCGCGCGCGAGGTCGCCGACACGATCGTCTTCATGGATGGTGGCCGCATCGTGGAGTCCGGTCCGCCGTCGCGTGTGCTGCGCGACCCGGCCCATCCACGTACCCGCGAATTCCTTTCGAAGGTGCTTTGA
- a CDS encoding ABC transporter substrate-binding protein, whose protein sequence is MTKRRTFLSNMAALAAVPIAWHAGLARAATQSYDFSPQQQGRVHASKDPEVLRQVTDYRFVTPGVFTVAVAPFAAPIATYATDARSIVGSDPDYAQLVADALGLRLQIVPVAWPDWPLGLASGRYDAVISNVGVTEKRKQKFDFTTYRLGLHGFYVRDDSSIKLISEPKDIAGLRIITGSGAIQERILLEWNRRNAAQGLKEATLQYYDDGASERLALLSGRADAIFNPHAPLAYEAATQGQIRQVGTVNAGWPFKADVAIATRKGSGLAQALTIATNGLIRGGQYRTALARWGLQTEAVAHSETNPPGFPDA, encoded by the coding sequence ATGACGAAACGCCGGACATTCCTGAGCAACATGGCCGCGCTGGCCGCCGTGCCGATCGCGTGGCACGCCGGCCTCGCACGGGCAGCCACGCAGTCTTACGATTTCAGCCCGCAGCAGCAAGGCCGCGTGCATGCATCGAAAGATCCCGAAGTGCTGCGCCAGGTGACGGACTATCGCTTCGTCACACCCGGCGTATTCACGGTGGCGGTAGCGCCATTCGCGGCACCGATCGCCACGTACGCGACCGATGCCCGCAGCATCGTCGGCTCCGATCCCGATTACGCGCAGCTGGTCGCCGACGCACTCGGCCTGCGGCTGCAAATCGTGCCCGTCGCGTGGCCGGACTGGCCGCTTGGTCTTGCCTCCGGCCGCTACGACGCGGTGATTTCGAACGTCGGCGTGACGGAGAAGCGCAAACAGAAATTCGACTTCACGACATACAGGTTGGGCCTGCACGGTTTCTATGTGCGGGACGACAGCTCCATCAAGTTGATCAGCGAACCTAAGGACATTGCGGGGCTGCGCATCATCACGGGCTCGGGTGCGATTCAGGAGCGCATTCTGCTCGAATGGAACCGGCGCAACGCGGCGCAGGGATTGAAGGAGGCCACGTTGCAGTACTACGACGACGGCGCGTCCGAGCGCCTTGCGCTGCTGTCGGGGCGCGCGGATGCCATCTTCAATCCGCACGCGCCGCTGGCCTATGAGGCCGCGACGCAGGGGCAGATCCGTCAGGTGGGCACGGTCAACGCCGGCTGGCCGTTCAAGGCCGATGTCGCGATCGCGACTCGCAAGGGGAGCGGACTGGCGCAGGCGCTGACCATCGCGACGAACGGGTTGATCCGTGGCGGGCAATATCGCACGGCGCTTGCCCGCTGGGGTCTGCAAACGGAAGCAGTGGCTCACTCGGAAACGAATCCGCCCGGCTTTCCGGACGCCTGA
- a CDS encoding LLM class flavin-dependent oxidoreductase produces the protein MCAVHIDHLAFLTPGNYPDDAPLAGFERTLELFGAGEALGYDSAWVRQRHLERAVSSAATFLAAASQRTTRIGLGAAVIQMGYENPFRLAEDLATVDVLSRGRLNIGLSAGAPAHGILLGERLFDANPGLIDFSHARVERLRRNLAEEWLGDEDTFVESAAGRVRPRVTPYAPGLTDRLWYGGGSRRSIEWAGRNGFNLLIGNITTGEGTDDYREAQLRQLDLFRSHWSEARPPRVALGRVIVPTDSADARTRQRYREFAEGRHARTLTPHGERRTLFVPDLVGTADEIVSRLLADPVVGQVRELRLELPYDLPFENYQQILEDVVTRVAPELGWRPEAAREAAAA, from the coding sequence ATGTGTGCCGTCCACATCGATCATCTTGCTTTCCTGACGCCCGGCAATTACCCGGACGACGCCCCGCTCGCGGGCTTCGAGCGGACGCTCGAACTCTTTGGCGCCGGCGAGGCGCTCGGCTATGACAGCGCATGGGTGCGTCAACGCCACCTCGAACGGGCGGTGTCGTCCGCCGCGACTTTCCTCGCGGCCGCGAGCCAGCGCACGACGCGTATCGGACTCGGCGCGGCCGTGATCCAGATGGGTTACGAAAACCCGTTCCGTCTTGCCGAGGATCTTGCCACCGTCGATGTGCTATCGCGCGGCCGTCTGAACATCGGCCTGAGCGCGGGCGCGCCCGCGCACGGCATTCTGCTCGGCGAGCGGCTCTTCGATGCCAATCCTGGACTGATCGATTTCTCGCATGCGCGCGTCGAGCGTCTGCGCCGCAATCTCGCGGAAGAATGGCTGGGCGACGAGGATACTTTCGTCGAATCGGCGGCGGGCCGTGTGCGCCCCCGTGTGACGCCGTACGCGCCGGGCCTGACCGATCGGCTCTGGTACGGCGGCGGTTCGCGTCGTTCGATCGAATGGGCCGGCCGCAACGGTTTCAATCTGCTGATCGGCAATATCACGACGGGCGAGGGCACTGACGACTATCGCGAGGCGCAGTTACGCCAGCTTGATCTGTTCCGGTCGCATTGGAGCGAAGCGCGGCCGCCGCGTGTTGCGCTAGGCCGCGTGATCGTGCCGACCGACAGCGCCGATGCCCGCACACGACAGCGCTATCGCGAGTTCGCCGAAGGGCGCCACGCGCGCACGCTGACTCCGCATGGCGAGCGGCGCACGCTGTTCGTGCCCGATCTCGTCGGTACGGCTGACGAGATCGTCAGCCGCTTGCTGGCGGATCCCGTCGTCGGGCAGGTTCGTGAACTGCGCCTCGAATTGCCGTACGACCTGCCGTTCGAAAACTATCAGCAGATTCTCGAAGATGTCGTCACGCGCGTCGCACCCGAACTCGGCTGGCGGCCCGAAGCCGCGCGCGAGGCCGCGGCCGCCTAG
- a CDS encoding GNAT family N-acetyltransferase translates to MVAVFSSVVPEDRFAYVSVHDPLARPLFDELAYEYGSRYAGLINAEEISHELRRYPDEAFAAPHGAFVLLLRDGQAIAGGALMRHDDVGTAEFKRIWVRRSHRRQGLSRRVLAELEAQAVRQRYTRVFLSTGPRQPEAIALYQTSGYTLLSAHDFGEEEPPGYLFEKNLLTLQTG, encoded by the coding sequence ATGGTAGCTGTGTTCTCGTCCGTTGTGCCGGAGGACCGCTTCGCTTACGTCTCGGTTCACGACCCGCTGGCCCGTCCTTTGTTCGATGAATTAGCCTACGAGTACGGCAGCCGCTACGCCGGGCTCATCAATGCCGAGGAAATTTCACACGAACTCCGGCGCTATCCGGACGAGGCGTTCGCTGCGCCGCACGGCGCGTTCGTGCTGCTGTTGCGCGACGGGCAGGCAATCGCAGGCGGCGCGTTGATGCGCCATGATGACGTCGGCACCGCCGAGTTCAAGCGCATATGGGTCCGTCGCAGCCATCGTCGTCAGGGGCTTTCACGTCGCGTGCTGGCCGAGCTCGAGGCGCAGGCTGTTCGTCAGCGCTACACGCGGGTATTTCTGAGCACCGGTCCCCGTCAGCCCGAAGCCATCGCGCTTTATCAGACGAGTGGCTATACGCTGTTGTCGGCCCATGATTTCGGTGAGGAGGAGCCGCCTGGCTATCTGTTCGAGAAGAATCTGCTGACGTTGCAGACTGGCTAG